A region of Myxococcus stipitatus DSM 14675 DNA encodes the following proteins:
- a CDS encoding RNA polymerase sigma factor, translating to MTEDEIATCIQRASRGAQDAHRELYQRFHGSVRRVALGYSGLGPAEVEDVVQETFVRAFRELPRLQHPRAFGSWLVTIARHHAQALSRGAKVRGRAAEDLALELESTTPAIPPSLELERRVAVVRELIEGLPEGPEKETVRLFYLEGELSAREIAEQLGLGKSAVTMRLERFRARVKRELLSRLLAAGVG from the coding sequence GTGACGGAGGACGAGATCGCCACCTGCATCCAACGGGCGTCCCGAGGCGCGCAGGATGCGCACCGGGAGCTGTACCAGCGCTTCCATGGGTCCGTGCGCAGGGTCGCGTTGGGCTACTCCGGCTTGGGGCCCGCGGAAGTGGAGGACGTGGTCCAGGAGACCTTCGTCCGCGCCTTCCGGGAGCTGCCTCGGCTCCAGCATCCGCGTGCGTTCGGGAGCTGGCTGGTGACGATCGCGCGGCACCATGCGCAGGCGCTCAGCCGAGGCGCGAAGGTGCGCGGGCGCGCGGCGGAGGACCTGGCGCTGGAGCTGGAGTCGACCACGCCCGCGATTCCTCCCTCGCTCGAGTTGGAGCGGCGCGTGGCGGTGGTGCGCGAGCTCATCGAGGGACTCCCGGAGGGCCCCGAGAAGGAGACGGTGCGCCTCTTCTATCTGGAGGGCGAGCTGAGCGCGCGGGAGATCGCGGAGCAGCTGGGGCTGGGCAAGAGCGCGGTGACGATGCGCCTGGAGCGCTTTCGCGCGCGGGTGAAGCGTGAGTTGCTGTCGCGGCTGCTGGCCGCGGGAGTGGGGTGA
- a CDS encoding glycoside hydrolase family 88 protein: MRKSMGALGLAVLLVGSTAHAFSDAEVSRVVSFARNQLRKTATAMPDATRSPKASLANGTWTTVPNTGATAWTQGFFPGSMWMLYQAGLEPSWSSKADRWTRPLEVQKTNRQTHDLGFKMFLSYGAAYRFTADPYYRDVLLESAESLAARYNTRVGIIDCCDWNSAWDVPLVTDTMMNLELLLWAAANGGRTELRTMALNHALVTLRDAVRPDGSSFHYVDYNGATGAIRSKGTFQGYSASSTWARGHAWLIYGYTLVYRYTGDARMLEAARKVTDWYLAHVPADQVPKWDFDAPGTQRDSSAAAIVASALLELSVLETDAARRTRYRDAALRTLDTLMSPAYFAQGTNSPGLLLHGVGHLPANQEVDVSLIYGDYYFLEAVLRFNADPPLPWFSKLDFFESLHLLSCGNTGVRTVEFDVTPLAARQDGTVGYADGGTVVAGYADLNMTVRMNTDGYFDVRNGGGYAALVQVPYVNGQTYHVRLVTDLSAKRYSVWVTPPGGGEVRIANLFAFRTGAPFIDDLGKVSLRTALSDSDFRVTGHQVTVGTMGTPRD; encoded by the coding sequence ATGCGGAAGTCGATGGGCGCACTGGGGTTGGCGGTGCTGTTGGTGGGGAGCACGGCCCACGCGTTCAGCGACGCGGAGGTGTCGCGGGTGGTGAGCTTCGCGCGCAACCAGCTTCGCAAGACGGCGACGGCCATGCCCGACGCGACGCGCTCACCGAAGGCCTCGCTGGCCAACGGGACGTGGACGACGGTGCCCAACACGGGCGCGACGGCGTGGACGCAGGGCTTCTTCCCCGGGAGCATGTGGATGCTCTACCAGGCGGGGCTGGAGCCCTCGTGGTCCAGCAAGGCCGACCGGTGGACGCGGCCCCTGGAGGTCCAGAAGACGAACCGCCAGACGCACGACCTGGGCTTCAAGATGTTCCTGAGCTACGGCGCCGCGTACCGCTTCACGGCGGACCCGTACTACCGCGACGTGCTGCTCGAGTCCGCCGAGTCGCTCGCGGCCCGCTACAACACCCGCGTCGGCATCATCGACTGCTGTGATTGGAACTCGGCGTGGGACGTGCCGCTCGTCACGGACACGATGATGAACCTGGAGCTCCTGCTCTGGGCCGCGGCGAACGGGGGGCGCACGGAGCTGCGGACCATGGCGCTCAATCATGCGCTCGTCACGCTGCGGGACGCGGTGCGGCCGGATGGCAGCTCGTTCCACTACGTGGACTACAACGGCGCGACGGGGGCCATCCGCTCCAAGGGGACGTTCCAGGGGTACTCGGCGAGCTCGACGTGGGCGCGAGGCCATGCGTGGCTCATCTACGGCTACACCCTGGTGTACCGGTACACGGGGGACGCGCGGATGCTGGAGGCCGCGCGCAAGGTGACGGACTGGTATCTGGCGCATGTGCCCGCGGACCAGGTGCCCAAGTGGGACTTCGATGCGCCGGGGACGCAGCGGGACTCCTCGGCGGCGGCCATCGTCGCCTCGGCGCTGCTGGAGCTGAGCGTGCTGGAGACGGACGCCGCGCGCCGCACGCGGTATCGCGACGCGGCGCTGCGCACGCTCGACACGCTGATGTCACCGGCGTACTTCGCCCAGGGCACGAACAGTCCGGGGCTCCTGCTGCATGGCGTGGGGCATCTCCCGGCGAACCAGGAGGTGGACGTCAGCCTCATCTACGGCGACTACTACTTCCTGGAGGCGGTGCTGCGCTTCAACGCGGACCCGCCGCTCCCCTGGTTCTCGAAGCTGGACTTCTTCGAGAGCCTGCACCTGTTGTCGTGTGGCAACACCGGCGTGCGCACCGTCGAGTTCGACGTGACACCGCTGGCCGCCCGACAGGATGGGACGGTGGGCTACGCGGACGGCGGCACGGTGGTGGCGGGGTATGCCGACTTGAACATGACGGTGCGGATGAACACCGACGGGTACTTCGACGTGCGCAACGGTGGAGGCTACGCGGCGCTCGTGCAGGTGCCGTATGTGAATGGCCAGACGTATCACGTGCGGCTCGTCACGGACCTGTCGGCGAAGCGCTACAGCGTGTGGGTCACTCCGCCCGGAGGCGGCGAGGTGCGCATCGCGAACCTGTTTGCATTCCGGACCGGCGCGCCGTTCATCGATGACCTGGGGAAGGTGTCCCTCCGCACGGCGCTGTCGGACAGCGACTTCCGCGTCACGGGCCACCAGGTGACGGTGGGCACGATGGGAACCCCGCGCGACTGA
- a CDS encoding extracellular solute-binding protein — MVGLLAAFGGVLYLSAHRAPRSPGGHEAGTPSQPTPSRPGERVDISFLYSTEKKDWVEAAAKDFQREHPHIRLSLVGKGSLDAAQAILDGREHPTVWSPADSAVLRMLASDWATDTSHAPLFAAEGDDAPRPLVITPLVFAVWEDRAEVLRKASGGGAVSWKVLQKAVTSPQGWPAIGGKPEWGFVKLGHTDPTRSNSGLQALLLATLEYYGKRGGLTVEDLLDPRYQEWMKSLERGVTRFESSSGAFMTDMVRFGPSRYDIAVVYENLAISHLSHAQGRWGDLRVYYPALTLWSDHPAAVLQASWVTPAQKAAAREWLRYLRSRPVQERALAFGFRPADPSVPLKNEDPENPFNRLASKGVRVDVPPVAEVPEGPVVRDLLTLWSRVLAPGR, encoded by the coding sequence GTGGTCGGACTCCTCGCCGCGTTTGGAGGAGTCCTCTACCTCTCCGCTCATCGAGCGCCCCGGTCGCCGGGAGGTCATGAAGCGGGCACGCCCTCGCAGCCGACTCCCTCGCGGCCCGGGGAGCGGGTGGACATCTCCTTCCTCTACAGCACGGAGAAGAAGGACTGGGTGGAGGCGGCGGCGAAGGACTTCCAGCGCGAGCATCCGCACATCCGCCTGTCGCTGGTGGGCAAGGGCTCGCTGGACGCGGCGCAAGCCATCCTGGATGGGCGTGAGCACCCGACGGTGTGGAGCCCCGCGGACAGCGCGGTGCTGCGCATGCTGGCCTCGGACTGGGCCACGGACACCTCGCATGCCCCGCTGTTCGCCGCCGAGGGAGACGACGCCCCGCGCCCGCTCGTGATCACGCCCCTGGTCTTCGCGGTGTGGGAGGACCGGGCGGAGGTGCTGCGCAAGGCCAGTGGTGGCGGCGCGGTGTCCTGGAAGGTGCTCCAGAAGGCGGTGACGAGTCCTCAGGGCTGGCCGGCCATCGGTGGCAAGCCGGAGTGGGGCTTCGTGAAGCTGGGCCACACGGACCCCACGCGCTCGAACTCCGGACTCCAGGCGCTGCTGCTGGCGACGCTGGAGTACTACGGCAAGCGCGGGGGGCTGACGGTGGAGGACCTGCTGGACCCTCGCTATCAGGAGTGGATGAAGTCGCTGGAGCGCGGCGTCACGCGCTTCGAGTCCTCCTCCGGCGCTTTCATGACGGACATGGTCCGCTTCGGTCCCTCCCGCTACGACATCGCGGTGGTGTACGAGAACCTGGCCATCTCCCACCTGTCCCACGCGCAGGGCCGGTGGGGTGACTTGCGGGTGTACTACCCGGCGCTGACGCTGTGGAGCGACCATCCCGCCGCGGTGCTCCAGGCCAGCTGGGTGACGCCCGCGCAGAAGGCCGCGGCGCGCGAGTGGCTGCGCTACCTGCGCAGCCGTCCGGTGCAGGAGCGGGCGCTGGCGTTCGGCTTCCGTCCGGCGGACCCGTCGGTGCCGCTGAAGAACGAGGACCCGGAGAATCCCTTCAACCGCCTGGCCTCGAAGGGCGTGCGGGTGGACGTGCCGCCGGTGGCGGAGGTCCCCGAGGGCCCCGTGGTCCGCGACCTGCTGACCCTGTGGTCTCGCGTGCTGGCGCCGGGCCGGTAG
- a CDS encoding WGR domain-containing protein encodes MRRFEFVEGTSSKFWQPEVQGNVFIVTFGRIGTAGQRKEKGFPDAAAAQREYEKKVAEKVREGYVEVTDGAAAPAPAAAPVAPPKPQLPGRVPAATVTPESLKAAADALAGLRARLGWRSWEVTSRARNARRALRALGGVDPTAHAELSSTFDALMARVVVAPKEGRLPLRHALGLLSELDVAAYSRAVALWRKAYEPGSLAAVSSVESLGVPELSLRLSLLLAERPGMKGSASEEGWAKRWSVLRPHVEEKLTESGGSLSDWVKGVNAGSDTQLAGRLARLGA; translated from the coding sequence ATGCGTAGATTTGAGTTCGTCGAGGGAACAAGCTCCAAGTTCTGGCAGCCCGAGGTTCAGGGCAACGTCTTCATCGTCACCTTCGGCCGCATCGGGACCGCGGGGCAGCGCAAGGAGAAGGGGTTCCCGGATGCCGCGGCGGCCCAGCGCGAGTACGAGAAGAAGGTCGCGGAGAAGGTGCGCGAGGGCTACGTCGAGGTGACGGATGGGGCCGCCGCGCCCGCGCCCGCCGCCGCGCCCGTCGCGCCGCCGAAGCCGCAGCTGCCCGGCCGCGTCCCCGCCGCCACCGTGACGCCGGAGTCGCTCAAGGCCGCCGCGGACGCGCTCGCGGGGCTGCGAGCCCGCCTGGGCTGGCGAAGCTGGGAGGTCACCTCCCGCGCCCGCAACGCACGCCGGGCGCTCAGGGCCCTGGGCGGTGTGGACCCGACCGCGCACGCGGAGCTGTCCAGCACCTTCGATGCGCTGATGGCGCGTGTCGTGGTCGCCCCCAAGGAAGGCCGGCTGCCGCTGCGCCACGCCCTGGGGCTGCTGAGCGAGCTGGACGTGGCCGCCTACTCGCGCGCGGTGGCGCTGTGGCGCAAGGCGTACGAGCCGGGGTCGCTGGCCGCGGTGAGCAGCGTCGAGTCGCTGGGCGTCCCCGAGCTCTCGCTCCGGCTGAGCCTGCTGCTCGCGGAGCGCCCGGGGATGAAGGGCAGCGCGTCGGAAGAGGGCTGGGCGAAGCGGTGGAGCGTGCTGCGCCCGCACGTCGAGGAGAAGCTGACCGAGTCGGGCGGCTCCTTGTCGGACTGGGTCAAGGGCGTCAACGCGGGAAGCGACACGCAACTGGCCGGTCGCCTCGCGCGTCTGGGGGCCTGA
- a CDS encoding NAD-dependent epimerase/dehydratase family protein — protein MRAFVTGGSGFVGRYLLAALKSRGDQARALARSPAAVAAVAAAGAEPFEGDLSDVGLLKAGMEGCDTVFHSAALVKSWAPRSEYYEANVRGTERVLEAARAAGVKRLVHVGTEAVLADGSPMVKMDETRPLPERPIGDYPSTKGEAERRVLSVNSADFTTVVVRPRLIWGQGDTSVLPQLVDAVRSKRFKWIDQGRYLTSTCHVANCVEGTLLAADKGRGGQTYFLTDGEPVVFRDFITAMLKTQGVDPGNSSIPYGLAAVVSMVSDLLWGTLGLPGRPPISRTEVLLIGQEVTVSDAKARDELGYEARLPRALGLKEMEAAFQERSSRAA, from the coding sequence ATGCGGGCGTTCGTCACCGGCGGTTCCGGTTTCGTGGGCAGGTATCTCCTCGCCGCGCTGAAGTCTCGAGGTGACCAGGCCCGCGCGCTGGCGCGCTCTCCGGCGGCGGTCGCCGCGGTGGCCGCCGCGGGCGCGGAGCCCTTCGAGGGCGACCTGTCCGACGTGGGCCTCCTGAAGGCCGGCATGGAGGGCTGCGACACCGTCTTCCACTCCGCCGCGCTGGTGAAGTCGTGGGCGCCGCGCTCCGAGTACTACGAGGCCAACGTCCGAGGCACGGAGCGGGTGCTGGAGGCCGCCCGCGCCGCGGGCGTGAAGCGGCTGGTGCACGTCGGCACGGAGGCGGTGCTGGCGGACGGCTCGCCCATGGTGAAGATGGACGAGACGCGGCCGCTCCCGGAGCGCCCCATCGGCGACTACCCCTCCACGAAGGGCGAGGCGGAGCGCCGGGTGCTCAGCGTGAACTCCGCCGACTTCACCACCGTGGTCGTGCGCCCCCGGCTCATCTGGGGACAGGGCGACACGTCGGTGCTCCCACAGCTCGTGGACGCGGTGCGCTCCAAGCGCTTCAAGTGGATTGACCAGGGCCGCTACCTCACGTCCACCTGCCACGTGGCCAACTGCGTGGAGGGCACGCTGCTGGCGGCGGACAAGGGCCGGGGCGGTCAGACGTACTTCCTCACTGACGGCGAGCCGGTGGTGTTCAGGGACTTCATCACCGCGATGCTCAAGACGCAGGGCGTGGACCCGGGCAACAGCTCCATCCCCTACGGACTGGCGGCCGTGGTGTCCATGGTGTCGGACCTGCTGTGGGGCACGCTGGGGCTGCCGGGCCGTCCCCCCATCAGCCGCACGGAGGTGCTGCTGATTGGACAGGAGGTGACGGTGAGCGACGCCAAGGCCCGGGACGAGCTGGGCTACGAGGCGCGGCTGCCGCGCGCCCTGGGGTTGAAGGAGATGGAAGCCGCTTTCCAGGAGCGGTCGTCACGCGCCGCATGA
- a CDS encoding GNAT family N-acetyltransferase, producing MSAVWDILMHAYAMTPADCVAWRQRVDSRDLRLLREGNKVAGTLAAIRMGQWYGGRSVPVVGVGAVGVSPVHRGQGTATRLMTRLLQEARASGAPLSVLYPATQPLYRRSGYEQAGARYEIRVQMSALEMGERSLNLRAAEPRDEAAITACYSNMARFRPGWLDRGEFSWRRVRDPRSEQVHGYVVEGTSGIEGYVYLARRPLKDLKQELGLSDIVATTPAAARRLLRFLGDHHSLGTEVVWYGGPDDPFLLLLREQSYSVRVYMHWMVRVLDVVAALEARGWTRGLSGSLHLDVTDDLFPENQGRFVLDVENGQARVTRGGEGRLRLHVRQLASLYTGFQSAAALRAVGLVEADDASVEAAVALFSGPQPSLRDMF from the coding sequence ATGTCCGCGGTGTGGGACATCCTGATGCATGCCTATGCGATGACGCCCGCGGATTGTGTCGCATGGAGACAACGCGTCGACTCGCGAGACCTGCGGCTGCTTCGCGAGGGCAACAAGGTCGCGGGGACCCTGGCCGCCATCCGGATGGGGCAGTGGTACGGCGGACGCAGCGTGCCCGTCGTCGGCGTGGGCGCCGTGGGTGTCTCTCCCGTGCACCGGGGCCAAGGCACCGCGACGCGCCTCATGACGAGGCTGCTCCAGGAGGCCCGCGCGTCGGGCGCGCCCCTGTCCGTGCTCTACCCCGCGACCCAGCCGCTCTACCGCCGCTCCGGCTACGAGCAGGCCGGCGCCCGCTACGAGATTCGCGTCCAGATGTCCGCGCTGGAGATGGGCGAGCGCTCACTGAACTTGCGCGCCGCGGAGCCTCGCGACGAGGCCGCCATCACCGCGTGCTACTCGAACATGGCGCGCTTCCGGCCCGGCTGGTTGGACCGGGGCGAGTTCTCCTGGCGCCGGGTGAGAGACCCGCGCAGCGAGCAGGTGCACGGCTACGTCGTCGAGGGCACCTCCGGCATCGAGGGCTACGTCTACCTGGCGCGCCGTCCGCTCAAGGACCTGAAGCAGGAGCTGGGCCTGTCGGACATCGTGGCCACCACGCCCGCGGCGGCGCGGCGGCTCCTGCGCTTCCTGGGCGACCACCACTCCCTGGGCACGGAGGTGGTCTGGTACGGCGGCCCCGACGACCCGTTCCTCCTCCTCCTGCGGGAGCAGTCCTATTCCGTGCGGGTCTACATGCACTGGATGGTGCGGGTGCTGGATGTCGTCGCCGCGCTGGAGGCCCGAGGGTGGACGCGGGGCCTCTCCGGCTCGCTCCACCTGGACGTGACGGACGACCTGTTCCCGGAGAACCAGGGGCGGTTCGTGCTCGACGTGGAGAACGGCCAGGCGCGCGTGACACGCGGAGGCGAGGGCCGGCTGCGGCTCCATGTCCGTCAGCTCGCGTCGCTCTACACGGGGTTCCAATCGGCCGCGGCGCTGCGCGCGGTGGGGCTGGTGGAGGCGGATGACGCCTCGGTGGAGGCGGCGGTGGCGCTGTTCTCCGGGCCTCAGCCCTCCCTGCGGGACATGTTCTGA
- a CDS encoding FHA domain-containing protein: MMTVQELRALSMRLTETFFCKQVGPFVLVQKPPSPVMAQLAMKMGAARTTMARDVPSLERQQVALWLHFDTLTVATLPPVVGQDVLTVGRQPDCDLVVNEPSVSKRHAKLCWWGESKGCTLVDLKSSNGTFVNARELESGGELHLRDGDLLGFGDATFAYLLAPSFYAKMKRVSP, from the coding sequence ATGATGACCGTTCAGGAGCTGCGCGCGCTCAGCATGCGGCTGACGGAGACCTTCTTCTGCAAGCAGGTGGGGCCGTTCGTGCTGGTGCAGAAGCCGCCCAGCCCGGTGATGGCGCAGCTGGCGATGAAGATGGGCGCCGCGCGCACGACGATGGCGCGAGATGTCCCCAGCCTGGAGCGACAGCAGGTGGCGCTGTGGCTGCACTTCGACACGCTCACCGTGGCCACGCTCCCTCCCGTTGTGGGGCAGGACGTGCTCACGGTGGGACGGCAGCCGGACTGCGACCTGGTGGTGAATGAACCCTCGGTCTCCAAGCGCCACGCGAAGCTGTGCTGGTGGGGCGAGTCCAAGGGCTGCACCCTGGTGGACCTGAAGTCGAGCAACGGCACCTTCGTGAACGCGCGCGAGCTGGAGTCGGGCGGTGAGCTGCACCTGCGCGATGGAGACCTGCTGGGCTTTGGCGACGCGACGTTCGCCTATCTCCTGGCGCCGAGCTTCTACGCGAAGATGAAGCGCGTCAGCCCGTGA